A single Desulfovulcanus ferrireducens DNA region contains:
- the mqnB gene encoding futalosine hydrolase, with protein sequence MLVFAAATIKELGSFIHGHLPLPKFDSGLVVTTYKNKEVAFLVTGIGPLNASHKLTACVTEYNVSGVVNIGIAGSFDLNSLGLGDICVAKREIWPEFGLVTDDGIQARGLGFAQAAINGEKIWDVIELSPELASKDLGVFLPMSWSRVISLTVAGVTGAQARARLLRQKYGAHIENMEGFALAYVCILRQIPFIEVRTISNLVGSRDKKDWNISLALKKLNSIWPTFF encoded by the coding sequence ATGCTTGTTTTTGCTGCGGCCACAATAAAAGAACTAGGCTCATTTATTCACGGCCACCTTCCCCTGCCCAAATTTGATTCAGGGCTGGTTGTCACTACTTATAAAAACAAAGAGGTGGCTTTCTTAGTTACAGGCATTGGCCCCCTGAACGCCAGCCATAAATTAACTGCGTGTGTAACCGAGTACAATGTAAGCGGAGTAGTTAATATCGGCATTGCTGGGAGTTTCGACCTGAACTCTCTCGGATTAGGAGATATTTGTGTGGCTAAACGGGAAATCTGGCCTGAGTTTGGTTTGGTCACTGATGATGGCATCCAGGCTCGCGGCCTAGGGTTTGCCCAGGCCGCTATAAACGGAGAAAAGATTTGGGATGTTATTGAACTCTCACCTGAACTGGCCAGCAAAGACCTGGGAGTTTTCCTTCCCATGTCCTGGTCCAGGGTAATTAGCTTAACTGTGGCCGGAGTTACAGGGGCACAAGCAAGGGCCCGGTTGCTTAGACAAAAGTACGGCGCACACATTGAGAATATGGAAGGCTTTGCTCTTGCTTATGTTTGTATTTTGAGACAGATTCCTTTTATAGAAGTACGAACTATTTCAAATCTGGTCGGCTCTAGAGACAAAAAAGACTGGAATATAAGTCTAGCTCTAAAAAAGTTGAATTCAATTTGGCCGACTTTTTTTTAA
- a CDS encoding 1,4-dihydroxy-6-naphthoate synthase produces MSDLKSLSIAISPCPNDSYIFGAWVLGLLGDVEGYRSRFFWNDVEALNEQAEKQQFDVIKVSAVQALKVDAEYHILSCGGAFGLEHGPKLVALAGKKGVFKRIAVPGLKTTAFWLLKGALEYEFEPVPMVFDQIVEAVQRQKVDAGLVIHETALVYEHYGLDLVLDLGQWWKARTDNLPLPLGVIIAKKSLGQQLISAVQEKIQASIKLAHEEKEAVWPFIKSLAQEMDDPVIEEHINAYVNSFSLETGPLGKKALEILKDIG; encoded by the coding sequence ATGTCTGATCTTAAATCATTAAGCATAGCTATTTCTCCCTGCCCCAATGACAGTTATATTTTTGGAGCTTGGGTGCTGGGGTTGCTCGGAGACGTAGAAGGCTATAGGAGCAGGTTTTTTTGGAATGATGTGGAGGCCCTGAACGAACAGGCTGAAAAACAACAATTTGATGTAATCAAGGTTTCAGCAGTCCAGGCTCTGAAGGTTGATGCAGAGTATCATATTTTAAGTTGTGGCGGAGCATTTGGACTGGAACACGGACCAAAACTCGTGGCTCTGGCGGGGAAAAAGGGGGTGTTTAAGCGTATTGCCGTGCCAGGGTTAAAGACAACGGCCTTTTGGCTGCTTAAAGGGGCACTTGAATATGAGTTTGAGCCTGTTCCCATGGTTTTTGATCAAATCGTTGAGGCAGTGCAGAGACAAAAGGTTGACGCCGGGCTGGTTATTCATGAAACTGCCCTTGTTTATGAACATTATGGTTTGGATCTTGTTTTGGATCTAGGCCAGTGGTGGAAAGCCAGGACGGATAATCTTCCCCTTCCCCTGGGAGTGATTATTGCCAAGAAATCACTCGGGCAGCAACTGATCTCTGCAGTGCAGGAAAAAATACAGGCATCTATTAAGCTTGCTCATGAGGAAAAAGAGGCTGTCTGGCCTTTTATAAAGTCCCTGGCCCAGGAAATGGATGACCCTGTCATTGAAGAGCATATAAATGCCTATGTTAATTCTTTTAGTCTTGAAACTGGCCCATTGGGAAAAAAAGCTTTGGAAATCCTAAAGGATATTGGTTAA